The genomic window tttagcttcaaaatagcaaaatttttgcGGCGCTTTTGCAGCGCATTTAGCCTAATAAgcgtattctgtcgccaaaagatgCTGCATTTACTATACTTtcagaattttttccaactccatccccccctatatgtcaaaaagaaatctacgccactgttagtAACAATATTGATGACTTTGACATTATTAATAAAGACTtggtaaatgtcagtgattggctTGCATGTAATAAACTAAGTTTGAATGTGTCTGTCTAAAACAGAATTCATGTTAATGGGGTCAAGACAACGTCTTGCTGTAGTCAAAGACCACAACATCAATGTCAACATAAATGGTGTTAAACTTCGTCAGGTACACAACTGTAAACATCTTGGTGTCATTGTAGATGATAGTATGACCTGGCATGATCAGGTTAACAACATCAGGAAGAAAGTTCTTTCAGCTCTTTACATGCTTAGAAAATGTAAGAATGTATTACCATCAGAAACAATGTCTCTCATTTTTAAAAGTGTTATTGCACCTCATATAGACTACTGTGATGTAATATGGTCTACTTGTAATGTTAATGATATGGATATTGTTCAAAAACTCCAGAACAGAGCTGCCAAAATTATCACTGGCGCTAAATGGTCTGATTCTAGTTCAAACGCACTGTCAGTTCTAGGTTGGGATTGTATAAAGCAAAGGTGTGATTATCATGATGTTGTTACAATGTTCAAAATTATGAATAACGACACGGCACCCTATCTAAGTGATCGTTTTAATATGAGAAATAATGAGAGATATAACTTTTGTGGCTATCGGGCGCTAAGCATTCCTAAACCTAACACAAATTTTAAGAAGAGAAGTCTAAGTTACCGGGGTGCTGTGTCTTGGAATGCTCTAGATGACCATCTAAAAGCTGCCCGtaatgttaaacattttaaatactgctttaaccatgttgatagtattaggccaaaaaaaaaaggtttgtctcaaagctcacgagaaaattaaaaacaaatgcgaaattcgattttttttaatttttattcccgacttttttcatggtattttgagaaaaagtctgatttttctgcaaaaactaaaaaaaaaaaatttgaaataaaaaaaatttccgcattggttttttgtcaaatcgtgggattttacaaagcCGCAGCtaaagctttgagacgaactttttttttttttccttatatgaatgtttttttatttatgtgtCATAGAAATTTAATCTTGACTTCTTGCTCCTGTACAATATGATGTTCCTTAAATATGTGTAATTGTGTATTAGTTTAGTGCAATTTGTAAAATCGCCTTAATTCTGGATTTGATATAGACTTTTGTCAATGTGCTTTAATTTTCCTATATTGCTGGTGCTTTtcttttttatattattgtacattataatatagctattttaaattttaaaaactgtGTCATTGTGTTATAGTAAATTGCTTGGGAAAAGAGCTGTGGATGCATGCTTGTGGATTTAGGATGAAGGTGCGCTATGGGAGTAAGATGTGGGTGCAAGGGGTGTGTGGTTTTAAAGTGGgtgtgtggtatttatgggtgtgctGGAGTTGGGGTGTACTTGGGGTGTATAGGTGTTTGTAGTGCGAGTGTGAACTTGGTGAATGTGTAAGTGGTATTCAGATATATGTTGCAATATAAGGTCTAGAACTTTTATTTCATTCTGGTGATTATATTTATATTCTTGCCTGTTTTCTTAGATTTTGATGTCATACTGAAATGAGTTTTACTgggttttaaaaattttaaaaatattatatgttcttatgctttcataattttgtaatatatatacgtactaatttataattctgttactttaatgtgtatatgccacggacatgtggaaaaacaatgacttttatattgaacatgttttaccgtgaataaataaagatattattattattattatatgatacatgtaaatgtaaataaaaaaatgtatgtgcacaatttttggccaaaaaacttGCAATGTCTGCTTTTCAACCGTATGGACCCAAAATACATGGTTACTGATTATGTAATATGAAATGTTATGAGTTTCATTTATTGTATGACAGAACAGTGCATTTATAGTTTTAAAagttaaatttaatattaaaggccAAGGAAAGTTGATGTTAGCTTTCcccatcacattttttgtcaaGTTACAAAAATGTATTCTTCTATCATTATTTGAGACTGTATTTCATCATTCCCCACATTGTTGCTGCCTGTAAGACCATGTTTCCAGACATTTTGCAATGTTCAGAGTGAGAAAagatttgagtttgtttttattttaaaaatgaacaaaaaaatagCAATCTTTTAGGAAAATTCAAaatccttaaattttcatttaccaGTATTTACAACATCCTCTGTGATCCCTACAACTACAAGTACAAACTGCTGAAATCAAATAGCAGGTCATGTTTGACAtccttaaggggttgtttggaatgacaggtgagtcaggggtcaaaaacaaaatttttacctttttaacCTCagtacatgtgtatgtatgatctgccatacaaaaattaaaaaacattacctcaaagtatcatttttaatgttttttgtcataatcacgcttttctacaaatttcatctgtttgtaccgggcgtgtctgttgccaggtaggcctacatgacagcatagacacacgttacaaccttgaataataatacagaattgtgacgttatagtcttcttaacctatcttagaactgcctattatttcaattgttatactgttctggttggtttactgcatatactgtatagaaattatgcaatatgacgtcgagcatgacagagtcatcttcattcaaataaaattcaggtacccgtaaggtaccacggagcaattcgcacgataatacaataaaacagatgaaagatatgaatggttgtggaatcgaattgcagacctgtccctctgtcaccttagaactgcatctcgtaggcaatggtaggtaataaaccaacctgaacggtataacaattgaaataacagcatgtcttggtctcaattcaagatgtgcaatttggacacacctactcgttggctgatttatacttcaacagttcctcaaagcgatatcagaaaagccactatctcattgttcattggcccagAGTATCGCcgccggggcactcaactttagaattgatgggtatatgtgcctacaagcgtcatgagtaggcgcatatcagtacaaaacgttaggtttttataaaaaaaaaaaaaaatggggtcattatgtacaatcaaaatgaaaaaggggtcattgggtataatattttgaaatctgaaggtgcctggtcatcgggtatagtcggcttcaaaagtgGGGCATATGTTGACAgacacataccgtcacctctaaagttgatgccccggTGCTCGcgattatattttgttcatggctcggcttttaaaactcccacacatcacaataaggctattgaaaagcgtatagaatagctaatgaaaGACCGGTCcttgcgattagtcgcggacccgagcgacaatatagtaaacacatcgagtttataacacaagtgacagtagtcgtgaattatggagggtttcattgaacttctaccagcaaaatatggaataatactaacacaagacaccaatcgagatgatgataccagccataatggaaggcttgtatttgaccttcttatgaatccaatttcgtggcgagaagttaaaaggtaatgtatatttcaagaaatttgggttcaaaattccgtatcagctcagtatcatcaattccgtaaatatggcgtatagaggcacaacttgacaataaactgaactatttaaacgtaaaggacgactggatacacataaatttgtgtttccttgctggcggaatagttgcaaaactcttatttgtcaaaaaagttggacaatttatgaattatgattggcaaaatagcgaaaagaaatagacttttccaaccatgtaaaactacactgggttgttgacatggtcgacatacattaaggcatacgcatgttcctaaagtaggaggtaagtactataattaattgtttaaagtgctcaacataccagcaaaaattcatagggtcatcagagtacagggactttgtgaaatactgggttcaaaataaaagtgcatcagccgatatgcaacatcaaatataaaagccgatttacataatttcccatgaccttacagaagtgatcgtgctcaaatataaaactatagagtttggtccttgatatgcaccatcaattgtgtacttgtgatcaatattgctaggcaaacaatcacagcaaacatgccaaaatcctcccatttctcctccatttacacacatataaacccatcccttaagagttttaaatttgttattatttccctctcaattttcagataatttacATTTTGATGAACATTTGGGCCCAAATGAAAATACAATGCGGGAGGGTAACGGGAAACTTGCAATCAaatttctttaagggggtactacacccctgcccaattttgtgcctatttgtgcatttttctcaaaaattatagcgcattggggacaagtaagatatgtattataggggcaaggactactaactactgcactggaaattttatttcaacacagacaacagttgtggagttagtcaaaaatgagggaaaaccaatatttgatcaataaataattgctttgagttgctgaattttcagtacagtagttgtagtcaatgcatattacttgtcaccaatgtgctataatttttgagaaaaatgcaaaaataggcacaaaattggccaggggtgtacatgtagtaccctcAGGGCTGGAAAAAGTGCACAATTTCCTAGgaacatagttaagatttccccctcttccttatgtatttctttatttagaaCTCAAACATTTCCCTCCAAATCACAAAATTTCTCTGGAACCAGGTTCCCGAGTTCCCTATTTTTTCCAGGCATGGTACATGTACCTCCTTAACCCAAGTACCGTACCATAACAACAttggcaacaacaacaatgttCATGAAACACTCACTGTTTTTACTCTGTGGGGCTGTGATGACATGCGTCTCAAGTTTCTGGTGACCTATGTGATGACTGATCTCTGTGGATACATCCAGGTCAAACTCATTTGCTTCAGATATCTTCATTACAGTTTTTTCTTTCCGTTGCACTTTTTCAGTCAAGCTTTGCCTGTAAGACTGTACTTTTGCCTCTTGTGCTtctaaatgtttcaaaagttctGGGTTGTTTTTCTGCAGTCTCAGTTTCTGGGTATTAGTCATACCATAGCGAAGTTTAGTCTTAGGTTTAGGTTTGGAGACTTTTATAGGCTCTTTGCGAAGCCAGCTTTTTTTAGGTGGTACACTGCGAGGGGTTCTTGTACACTCTTCATGTTTATGACGATATGGACTTTGTTTGGGATTTGAGAAATCTGCTTCAAGGAGGTTTTCCTTCCCTTTCAGTGACATACTTTGTTTTGATGGCCTTTGGATTGATTGATGTTGCGGATCAGTTTCAACTGTTGAAACATGTCTTGGCAAGACATTTCCATGCAACAAAGACAGTTCTTGTAGCAAAGCACTTAAAATTGGCATCTGACTATGATTTAAGAAGTTTGATGGAATCAATTCATGCGTTTGGCCAGAATCTCCGCTAGGTTTACCACCGATTCTTGACAAAGATTTAACTTGGTGACTAGAAGTTTGCTTTCTGCGAGTTTTCCTAACAGACATGGTGGTTTGCTCCCCTGCTGCTTGTGATTGATACTGATAATGAGTTTCTGTGTATTGTTCTCTAGAACTGACAGATGTTGCCTCTGAGCTGGTGATGCTAGAAACTATAGAGGTATTGACTTCATGTTCATAAACAGGCTCCATATCAACATCAACAGGTACTTGTCTTTTATTTTCCATTTCATGGCTGCGGCCAATCTCTACATTGTTTACAGGCAAATCAGCATTGAAGTACAACGGCGGTGGGCAATGAGTATTGCTTATAATCATGTCAGTATTGGGCAAATTAGTTCTTGACTGAGCGGGAAATTCTAAATGCTTGCTTGACTGTCTCTTTGATTTTAAATGTACTGTCTGTGTTCCACTAGTTTTGACTGGAGTTTGGACTTTTGTCAAATTCGTTTCAGGACATGATGTGGCAGAAGTTGTCGCTGGTTGCAGTTTTTTGCTGTTAACTTGTACTGGCCCAGTTGTAGCAACTTCAAGATCTTCAACAACAATATCAGTAGTTTTACTTTTAGGCCTGTGTTCCGCTTGAATATTCTCGCTCTTAATATTATCGTCACCGACCGATTTTCTGGTAACTAAGGCTGCTTGAGGAATATGAGGCATCAGGCTTCCACCTAAGCTTAGTAATCGTAACCCAAGAACAATCCAACCTATCTCTGATCCCATAAGATTGCAAAACTTGTAGCTGCCACGAATACCATGAACTGAAGGCATTTCAATTCCAGACTTCTGAACATCATTGCATATACTTTGAATTACACCTTCTAATGAGACCGTACAACTTGCTACTAACTTTGGTACTTCAGGCCAAGTATCAACAAGCATAACGTACAATGGAGCGCTGCACAAATGAGCCTGCAGTGTCTCCAGATTCATTTTGAACATGCACGATTTCCCTTTTTTCACAACAAAATTCCCCTTGTGATCCTTCAGCTCTTGCAGCTGCAGAGGAATACCATTCAACTCTTGGTCCATGAATATTGTGTCCTTAATTTTTGAGGCATCCTCTGGTTCAACATGGTGGACCAGTAAAGTTGGAAAGTCAAGTAGTCTGAATGCAACTGCTGGCAATCGGCAGGTCACTGTTGAAGATTGCAATCGCATACATTCGACGGCAACTTCCAGCGAAAATAGAGTTTCGTGGCCCGCCATAGTAAACTTTTACAGTGTATAGTGACGTAATTCTTCTTATCATCAGATTGATACTATATtgaatgctgatttgtgcttgttAACGTCAAATCTACACGTTAATTATCTCTGTTTACAAAAATCAAGAAGCTTACTGGACGTCGCCATTTTGGAATTTGCGCCCTCGCGCTATGCATGATGGGAATGGTTGGAAAATCCAGACGATGTTCGACGCGACtcccaaagatgttttacttttctagtaaggggctgtgcaataattattagccctGGGGAGGTAAAACctggggtaaaattgggggggcaagaaattttggcgagacgaaaggggggcaagcaattttggcaagccgagagggggggaagcgatttttggaacGCATTAAGttcacggggcgccttttaaaggggcatttcgtgatccacagcctcatcccccccacttttctcaaataaagttgagatttttatatcactggaaaccgctggctacataatgtttatgtacaaaatatttcttgcagattaattcgtttagcaaagatatcgtgaaatttgaatgtcgttctggtgcaccagaacgaaattagggagcgatcgttattcatggcagggggggaatgggtaaatttagggggaacacgaaattttttgtggtcttgaggggggaacctgaaattttagttgaaacaggagggggattgttaaattttaaatggagaaaattgggaaaacaaggggaacgcgaaaattttgagcggacgcgagggggggaacgcgaaatgttttgtcgatatttttgccaaaacacccattccccccctgccgtaaataacgatcggtcccttacaacgtattgtctatggagcagtgtaatacacataatcatgcacaactcgcaaacgcaatatcggaatcaactgaaattttgggaatatgcttttttcgtggatatgtactgaaaaatgaaaaaaaaagaggatactaggatcacgaaatactcctttaataaaatgctttaaaaaggcttaggaaaacggtacggaaacgctttaaaatatgcaaattttcctgctcgctgcgctcgctatctagaccatttaaagtttggaatttgggatcccaaaatttggcatgttcaaggggggcaaagaattttggcgggccgagagggggggggcaagcgatttttggcgagccgttcggaaattttaccccggggctgataattattgcacagccctaataaTTAATAGATCTCTGTCCCGGATTTTTGTGCTCTTCCACCAGCCCGCGGGCAGCTCTATTCCTAATTTCCCCGATTCCTTTCCCCTCAGAGCCATAATCTTGTACTAATTTAGTCTATCAGACTGTAAAAGTGTAAAAGATGATCTTTTTTGCTTGCGGTCTACGCCTAGGGGGATTTAGCTCAAAATTGCTGTTTTTCCATTGAATTTGGCTGTATACAGATAGGCCtgtaattaccgtaaaatgggggtaactttgggcacttttcagagtttttaaaccattgcttccaaacaaaaccaattatatttctaattaactcttttttatgacattagggttcccttctacaccttgaagttgaaaaagattttttaataattttgtatgggtgccctaggggttaaaaatagcctaaccaaagttaccccgcatttgaggcaactttggtcagagtattacattccatgaaggaaaaaaaaatcaaaaaaattgatcttcgttGTTTTTGGGCaacttgttgttttttgtgacatttgaccccttgcaaaattaatcaagcacacatccttgctcacaaattaggcctatatcgatttttattttttctgaaaaaaaatgtaaaaaaatgctcatttttggtccaaaatcccaattttttcgtaaatttcgaggaaattggacatgagcgattattatttcttccaaacatatttcttaacaaattgacaccaaatatgactaaaaacaatattgctgtacgaaaatatgaccatgatttagaaaaatatatttgaccgaccaaagacCCCGCTGACGTATAtcaccgaagttaccccattttacggtagtatATGCTTAGGCTATATACCTAGACCTACAGTGGCGGCGCTAGGAATTTGAGGTGGGATGGGTGGGGGCAAAGTTAATTTCAGGGGGCGGCCCCCatcccaactcaacacaaaagttggcaaccatgagagttaccaaatcttttaaagaacccctttgcaatgatttttcatcaaatttacccccctttttcatgcaaaatttggccaaaaacaacccctttttgtggttttcaatgactagaatttccaacaccccttttcaatgactagaatttcaaacaccccttttcagtgacactaaatattgacataaaattaccggattttcccaagtataccccttttatccaaattttgcggacagtgcaaattaaataccccctattgcCGATTTCACGGTCAATGTCCAAatgaaataccccctattttcccaatttcgcggtcctcgctactggtaaaaaaattaccccttttccgcgctatttggtaactctcatggttgtgtCGGAGTTTTtatgttgagttgggggggcGGGGAAATCAGGccgcaattttgcccaaaattgatgCAAATTTCGTAATTTTTAGTTTTTAGGCCTACGGGGGGGGCAAAGGCTATGACTGCGGGCCATTTGTCCCCCATGCCCTCACCTACGGTGGCGCCTGgcgcatataggcctacaagcaaaaaaaaaaaagtaaacagaaAAATTACGAATTTCTAAAGGCGATTTTACATTTGACACACCTTTCCTACTACGAAAGAGTGAACAGCAGGGCGCGGCATAACCCTCGCCTACCCCAAGAtataaaggttctaaatagaacctttttgtcctctcagggaACCCTCTCTCTTGAACCTTtcaaaaggttctttaatttagGAGAACCCTTTAAAGGTTCTCAAAAGAACCggaaacggttctgtatcacattggagccattttcgacggttttggaaccatttttggttctttagagaacctctaagggttttcctgagaggacaactttaaaCAGAACCTTTTTAGAATCtctatttcttagagtgtatatagtgttcataaaatttaaaaaaaaacaccgggGGTTTCGGTTAAAATCATGCTCTCTCACCCGACGACTGCAGTTTCAATCTCGACTCATCCAGGATTGCGAGGATCTTTAACATACAAAGGCTGTGTACGTGTCTCATGATCGAATGCCCCTCGGAAATACGTGCCTTACACTTgtgtcatttcaaatatttcagtACACACCTGAAGTTTTACCGTCTTCTTGACGGCAAATTTCTAGCATGAAATGGTTGCGAAAGATG from Amphiura filiformis chromosome 5, Afil_fr2py, whole genome shotgun sequence includes these protein-coding regions:
- the LOC140153083 gene encoding uncharacterized protein, coding for MAGHETLFSLEVAVECMRLQSSTVTCRLPAVAFRLLDFPTLLVHHVEPEDASKIKDTIFMDQELNGIPLQLQELKDHKGNFVVKKGKSCMFKMNLETLQAHLCSAPLYVMLVDTWPEVPKLVASCTVSLEGVIQSICNDVQKSGIEMPSVHGIRGSYKFCNLMGSEIGWIVLGLRLLSLGGSLMPHIPQAALVTRKSVGDDNIKSENIQAEHRPKSKTTDIVVEDLEVATTGPVQVNSKKLQPATTSATSCPETNLTKVQTPVKTSGTQTVHLKSKRQSSKHLEFPAQSRTNLPNTDMIISNTHCPPPLYFNADLPVNNVEIGRSHEMENKRQVPVDVDMEPVYEHEVNTSIVSSITSSEATSVSSREQYTETHYQYQSQAAGEQTTMSVRKTRRKQTSSHQVKSLSRIGGKPSGDSGQTHELIPSNFLNHSQMPILSALLQELSLLHGNVLPRHVSTVETDPQHQSIQRPSKQSMSLKGKENLLEADFSNPKQSPYRHKHEECTRTPRSVPPKKSWLRKEPIKVSKPKPKTKLRYGMTNTQKLRLQKNNPELLKHLEAQEAKVQSYRQSLTEKVQRKEKTVMKISEANEFDLDVSTEISHHIGHQKLETHVITAPQSKNSVDLQDDIHERSKKKRPIPSPRTPRATDGTTFKWSDVDRIQEEIRDHSAVHDELTEYIAEKNHQTQDEVSSSEKSVRSVDVYLPTPMMDESVQDNEEPQSLPVTPHKPIISIPGFPSMDSSAPQEDEDAEKASPSLYSANFDSSKNFESTGEQDLPRLSRSSSDRSEDPHLDLSKDSRSSRSVSSSDITKSSDAESAKPKETMDHPQPAGRHATGFALPKPLMSTKSPVPLAVRRSSRPSLHIQPPADIQEDRNETASPPTPKPRHHLQQTGSTMSSSSQHAENYSTSEFSSKDSEKDYKTRSRVSKKEYSTEGYSEDFSSSDSN